The following DNA comes from Alienimonas californiensis.
GGGACGACGGGCTGTGGTCCTACTCGATGACGGTCGCCGCCGGCCCGGCGGAGGGGTTGCTGGACGTCTCGGTGACGGTGTTGCATGAGGGGTTGGGCGACGGGACGAACGAAGCGTTCCGCCTCCAGCAGTTCGTCCGCGACCCGGCGGTGTTGCTGGACGCCGAGGTCTCGGCCTCTTCGGGGGGGACGCTGTGAACCGCACGCCCCGCCGCCGGAGCGGCTTCACCCTCATCGAGGTTCTGCTGGCGATGGCCCTGCTGGTCGTCGTGCTGGCGGGGGTCTACGCGGGGCTGGAGACCTTCCGCCGCGTGACCACGATGGGCCGAGACGCCGCCACGGAGCAGCAGCTCGTCCGGGCGATCCGGTCCCGGCTGCTGACGGACGTGCGGAGCCTGCGGTTCGCCCCGCCGCGGGCCCTGCCGGACGAGACCTCCGCCGACGACTCCGGGGACGACCCCGCCGACCTGGCGTCCGCGGCCAGCAGCGCCTCGTCCTCCTCTTCCGGCGCCGAACCGACGGAGCCCGCGGAGGAGCTGTTTCCGGTGCCGCAGGTCGGGGTGACGGGGGACGCGGAAACGCTGACGCTGTACACGGCCCTGCCGCCGCGGGGCATTGCGGACGAGGTGACCACCGGCCCCGCGGCCCGCACCAGCGATCTGCGGACGGTGACCTGGTTCCTCGCGGGGCGGGGCGGGGCGGTCTCCTCCGGCGTGGCGGAGCGTGACGGCGAAGGGTTGGCCCGCTCCGAAGGCGACACCGCCGCCGTCGCCCT
Coding sequences within:
- a CDS encoding prepilin-type N-terminal cleavage/methylation domain-containing protein, which gives rise to MNRTPRRRSGFTLIEVLLAMALLVVVLAGVYAGLETFRRVTTMGRDAATEQQLVRAIRSRLLTDVRSLRFAPPRALPDETSADDSGDDPADLASAASSASSSSSGAEPTEPAEELFPVPQVGVTGDAETLTLYTALPPRGIADEVTTGPAARTSDLRTVTWFLAGRGGAVSSGVAERDGEGLARSEGDTAAVALAEDTGDLPGLTDAARLLAPEVTGLSFRYFDGAEWVTSWDSSLTGSLPRAIEVTLEIDLDGAPNPYATGQELGNRGPSVTRLVICPPLSEPSAEALL